CGAGGTAATGAAACCGATAAGCTCATGGGTATCAAAGGCTTCACCGGAACCATTCGAGTCATCCAAAACTTCGATTTGTCCTCCTGATAATTCAACGAGCCACTTGATAAGTTCGAATCCTGATCGTGCGAGCCTGTCTTTTGTGGTAACCACAATGTGGGTTGGATGGTCGCACATCGCTGATTCCAGAATGGTTTGCAGTCCTTTTCGTTTAAAGTTGAAAGCACTGGCAATGTCACTGATAAATTCTGCGTCAGGATACCTTTCGAGCAAGCGTCGCCTTTGCGTAGCAATGGAAGATTTTTGCTTCCCTGAGCTAACCCTTGCATAGCATATCTTCCTCTGCTGGTTGATGAATATGCGGTAGTGCCCCCCGCTCGTTTGCATTATTTTCTCGTAAT
Above is a genomic segment from Endozoicomonas euniceicola containing:
- a CDS encoding recombinase family protein yields the protein MQTSGGHYRIFINQQRKICYARVSSGKQKSSIATQRRRLLERYPDAEFISDIASAFNFKRKGLQTILESAMCDHPTHIVVTTKDRLARSGFELIKWLVELSGGQIEVLDDSNGSGEAFDTHELIGFITSFCNSHYGQRSAKRRKDRSIKKDQNLPGE